The proteins below are encoded in one region of Cyanobacterium stanieri LEGE 03274:
- a CDS encoding NfeD family protein, with amino-acid sequence MSSPVLTWLIIGSLFCLMELIFPTAFVEFMMGLSAFIVAGISLFFPYNNALIVIWMLLSFGLILLAKKYFSPKKNDPLLLEEDEAVTITAIAPGEVGRVMYEGNSWQAVCADETIELNPDQKVYIVSRHGNTLSVLPRQF; translated from the coding sequence ATGTCTTCTCCTGTATTAACATGGCTAATTATAGGCTCATTATTTTGTTTAATGGAGCTGATATTTCCCACTGCATTTGTGGAATTTATGATGGGTTTAAGTGCTTTTATTGTTGCGGGTATTTCTCTTTTTTTTCCTTACAATAATGCTCTAATTGTTATTTGGATGTTGCTTTCATTTGGTTTAATACTTCTGGCTAAAAAATATTTTTCCCCGAAAAAAAATGACCCTTTGTTATTAGAAGAAGATGAAGCGGTTACCATAACGGCGATCGCCCCAGGGGAAGTAGGTAGAGTTATGTATGAAGGAAATTCATGGCAAGCGGTATGTGCCGACGAAACCATCGAACTAAATCCCGACCAAAAAGTATATATTGTTAGTCGCCATGGTAATACCTTATCGGTACTTCCTCGACAGTTTTAA
- a CDS encoding glycosyltransferase: MPDKKNPEIDPIPSLLAEFSDPEVEEEEFRNDFFQGLSGRRKKAAFALTLIWGVTIGLHLIPWNIVIITLLGLLIVFQTVRLVFNNPTDNHLPAFCDMETLPSVSLLVSAKNEEAVIKKLVTMLLNVDYPRHLYELWIVDDNSGDRTGKILDGLAQEYDQLNVIHRDGLAKGGKSGALNLAFSQCKGDIIGVFDADAVIPENLLQKVVPLFVRENIGAVQVRKAISNAQENFWTRGQWVEMSLDSYFQKQRINCGGIGELRGNGQFVRRDALNRCGGWNEETITDDLDLTIRLHLDNWDIDILEYPPVGEEGVKSAIALWHQRSRWAEGGYQRYFDYWRFILTNRLGWRKKFDLIFFFVVQYIFPTAAIPDLVMVLTRHRLPLVAPLSSLTLFLAFWGMYTGLKRNQSKPSFTLGEHLTMIAQSFLGMIYMVHWFIVMPLTTARMSVRQKRLKWVKTVHEGDADENLELA; this comes from the coding sequence ATGCCAGACAAGAAAAACCCAGAAATTGACCCTATTCCCTCATTGTTAGCGGAATTTAGTGATCCTGAAGTGGAAGAAGAAGAGTTTAGAAATGATTTCTTTCAGGGGTTGTCGGGTAGAAGGAAAAAGGCTGCTTTTGCTTTGACTCTGATTTGGGGTGTAACTATCGGTTTACATCTTATTCCTTGGAATATTGTCATCATTACATTGTTAGGATTATTGATTGTTTTTCAAACCGTTAGATTAGTTTTTAATAATCCTACAGATAATCATCTTCCTGCTTTTTGTGATATGGAGACTTTACCTTCTGTTTCTTTATTGGTTTCTGCCAAAAATGAGGAAGCAGTAATTAAAAAGTTGGTGACGATGTTACTTAATGTTGATTATCCCCGTCATTTATATGAATTATGGATTGTGGATGATAATAGTGGCGATCGCACTGGTAAAATATTAGACGGGTTAGCCCAAGAATATGACCAATTAAACGTTATCCACAGAGACGGATTAGCGAAGGGAGGAAAATCGGGGGCGTTGAATCTTGCTTTTTCTCAATGTAAGGGGGATATTATCGGTGTGTTTGATGCCGATGCGGTAATTCCTGAGAATTTATTACAAAAAGTTGTTCCTTTATTTGTCAGGGAAAACATAGGTGCTGTGCAGGTGAGAAAAGCCATTTCCAATGCTCAGGAAAATTTTTGGACTAGGGGGCAATGGGTGGAAATGTCTCTGGATAGTTATTTTCAAAAGCAAAGAATTAATTGTGGTGGCATTGGGGAATTAAGGGGTAATGGGCAGTTTGTGCGTCGTGATGCCCTTAATCGTTGTGGTGGTTGGAATGAAGAAACCATCACCGATGACCTTGATCTTACCATTCGTTTACACCTTGATAATTGGGATATTGATATTTTAGAATATCCCCCCGTGGGCGAAGAAGGGGTAAAAAGTGCGATCGCCCTTTGGCACCAAAGAAGTCGCTGGGCAGAAGGTGGTTATCAACGTTATTTCGACTATTGGCGTTTTATCCTCACTAACCGCTTGGGGTGGCGCAAAAAATTTGACCTCATTTTCTTTTTTGTGGTGCAATATATCTTCCCTACTGCCGCCATTCCCGATTTAGTCATGGTATTGACACGCCATCGTTTACCCTTGGTTGCCCCCCTTAGTAGTCTTACCCTCTTTCTTGCCTTCTGGGGAATGTACACGGGTTTAAAACGTAACCAGAGTAAACCATCATTCACCCTTGGTGAACATTTAACCATGATTGCCCAAAGTTTTTTGGGTATGATTTATATGGTGCATTGGTTTATCGTCATGCCCCTGACAACGGCGAGAATGTCTGTGCGTCAAAAACGCCTCAAATGGGTTAAAACAGTCCACGAAGGGGATGCCGATGAAAATCTCGAATTAGCTTAG